A stretch of Rhododendron vialii isolate Sample 1 chromosome 4a, ASM3025357v1 DNA encodes these proteins:
- the LOC131322356 gene encoding serine acetyltransferase 1, chloroplastic-like, translating into MFTHCFRLPLLPEPIFSNPNQQKMAPSLHSSRTNAAQTNPISCDPNRSQIDNHVYNYQKLCSPISQNQPKPICTRPDVDLDEGGDDLWLRMKDEAKSGVEQEPILSSYYYGSILSRDSLSSALANHLSVKLSNSSLPLGTLYDLFLGLLVEDQEIMRAVQDDLRAVKERDPACISYVQCFLNFKGFIACQAHRVAHKLWSQGRKTLALVIQNRVSEVFAVDIHPGAKIGRGILLDHATGVVIGETAVIGDYVSILHNVTLGGTGKASGDRHPKIGDGVLIGAGTCILGNIRIGDGAKVGAGSVVLKEVPPRTTAVGNPARLIGGMENPIRLDKIPSFTMDHTSHISYAPDYVI; encoded by the coding sequence ATGTTTACTCATTGCTTCAGACTACCCCTTCTGCCTGAACCAATTTTCTCTAACCCCAATCAGCAAAAAATGGCACCTTCCCTCCACAGTTCAAGAACCAACGCCGCCCAGACAAACCCAATTTCCTGCGATCCAAACAGGTCCCAAATCGACAATCACGTATACAATTACCAGAAATTATGCTCACCCATCAGCCAAAACCAGCCAAAACCCATCTGCACGCGCCCGGACGTTGATCTCGATGAAGGTGGAGATGATCTGTGGCTGAGAATGAAAGATGAAGCTAAATCGGGCGTTGAACAAGAACCCATATTGTCAAGTTACTATTATGGTTCAATCTTGTCTCGTGATTCACTATCAAGTGCTCTAGCCAATCATTTGTCAGTTAAGCTAAGCAATTCTAGCCTTCCCCTTGGTACCCTCTATGATCTTTTCCTGGGGTTGCTTGTAGAGGATCAAGAAATTATGAGAGCAGTTCAAGATGATTTGAGGGCAGTGAAAGAGAGGGACCCTGCTTGTATCAGTTACGTCCAGTGTTTCTTGAATTTCAAAGGGTTTATAGCGTGCCAGGCTCATAGGGTGGCACATAAGTTGTGGTCGCAGGGGAGGAAAACCCTGGCACTTGTGATACAGAACAGGGTTTCTGAGGTTTTTGCGGTGGATATCCACCCCGGGGCGAAGATTGGACGGGGGATATTGCTCGATCACGCGACCGGAGTGGTGATCGGAGAGACCGCGGTGATCGGAGACTATGTGTCAATCTTGCATAATGTGACTTTGGGTGGCACTGGGAAGGCTAGTGGAGATAGGCATCCAAAAATTGGGGATGGGGTTTTGATAGGAGCAGGGACTTGTATTTTGGGCAATATTAGGATTGGGGATGGGGCTAAGGTTGGGGCAGGGTCAGTGGTGTTGAAGGAGGTGCCACCAAGGACTACTGCTGTTGGGAACCCTGCTAGGCTTATTGGAGGGATGGAGAACCCTATTAGGCTTGATAAGATTCCTAGTTTTACCATGGACCATACTTCACATATTTCTTATGCGCCTGATTATGTTATTTAG